The sequence CCATGTTTGAACGGATTATGAATCATGTTCGGATTTAAGTATTTATTTAAGTACTCCTCTCTCGGCAAGATAGTCCACCCACGCTCACTTGTctcgtcgacatgagcgtttcacTTCCTTCCCCGGAGCCGAGTTTCGTTGATTTTTTCAACCatatgatttattttatttcatttttagtttaaaaaaactaatttagcggtgtttgtgcctttctcgtacattagatatattaaaaaatgagtgagaatttctgtgtttttttttgcattaaatcgtatttggccataacttttgatcccatagtccgatctggccaactttcaatagaaaacaatgagacaggattccccgtcgaatgcttattgcaaacaaatcggatcaagataagtgcctaaaagatgagtgagttttattttgcgcacacacatacacacagacagacatcatctcaattcgtcgagctgagtcgattgatatataacactatgggtctccggaccttctatcacaaaatcgtcttggaagtgaatatatagcctttttgttacaccttggtgtaggagaaaggcaaaaacataaaaCATTTTAAGTATTTAGCCTTTTGGCCTTTCAgcttgaatattgttttttttttcagttggtTGTACATAAATTCTTAcagaattttacatttttgccttttagAAGCAACGATTGATTAACacatttgataacctaactactgtATGCACTAAATATTTACAAGATCAATTTGATATCCTAATTGGGAACAAGCGCCCTAATGACTTCCTGATcagagtgcaagcaacggaccctgaACTTCTCTTCACACTCATCAaagtacagtcgcctctccacatctcgatattgaagggaccattgagataaggagagatcgaggaatggaaagaaaattgaaatgggtactagattgaaaaaagctcgttgctatgaaaaacggcaacaaAACAAACGTCATCTCTTGTTGttcatgtgtttgttattgtccaaaaatggtctagtagcctagaaatatgaatatatcgacataaggagagagaatctggaacgaaatatgaccagaacacatcgagatagagagatatcgagacagggaggttatcgagatgtagaatgcccaaatgtatgtagattgaagggaccgagaaaaccatcgacatagggagagatatcgagatatagaacatcgagatgtggagagtcgactgtattataACCGGATAAAACTCAAATTCCAAGCGGAGCATTGTAACTTTAAAGGTGATAAACAGGATCGCATACTTGATCGAGTACTCATTAGCTTGTCGGATGACTCTTTGAGACAAAAGTTATTAGCGGAAGATTGTTGTTGTCTATTGTTGGAAGTCGTGGTAACTTTTTTGACGGCTTGGCAATTTCAAATCAAAGGTCTGGTCCAGTGAGGAGGCGAATAGGCTCTAGACATTTTTCAGGTGATGACAAGCGCAATGCAAAAAACCTTACAATAGATACTACAATCGCGTGAATCATCGTTCGCGGAGCGGACAGGTTAGATTAGTGCGGCTCCAGGAACAAGGAAGGTGGTGAGATCATTGTCACTGATATGGATCTCATTAAAAAGAGTAACTTGAACAGGCAGTTTTTGTTCCGACCGCATGATGTACAGCAGCCCAAATCGAGCGTAGCAGCAAAGGCCGTGAAGCGCATGAACGGCGATATCAAAGTGGTTTCCCATGAGAACCGTGTTTGTCCAGAAACAGAGAAGATTTACGACGACAAATTCTTTGAACGTTTGGATGGCGTTGCTAATACTCTGGATAACATAGACGCGCGCAACTACATGGATCGCCACTGCGTCTATTACCGGAAGCCCTTTTTGGAATCGGGTACACTCAGTACGATGGGTAACATTCAGGTCGTGGTGCCATTCTTGACCGAGTCCTACAGTTCTTCGCAGGATCCTCCGGAGAAGTCAATCCCTATCTGTAcgctgaagaatttcccgaatgctATTGAGCATACTCTGTATGCTTTACGCGTTCTTCATGTCCAAGGATAAGAAGACGGAACTATTGGCCATGTCGATGTCTGAGGTGGTGAGGCGTGTCGAGATTTGCtgcaacgacgacgacggaaaCGATGTGGAAATTCCTTACGTGCGTTACATTTTACCCTAGAGCGGCGGACCGTAGATTCTAGCTTTACTTTATAGGGTAACAGAAATGATAACACACTCACTTTTACACAGACACACGCAAATTATTAAGGGAGAGAAAAGATAGCGTTTGAATGAACTTACACCGATACAAACACACACAGATACAAACACTTGAGCAtattattaacattgaagaGACTTTTGAAAAGAATCGAATCAGCTATTTAAAATAGAAGTGAATAGTAAAATCCTTAAAGCGTGTTCTCCAGTGTGACTGCTTTTTTTTGTTCAAGATTGAATGTCGTAAAAGTTAAATTTAATGTGGAACACGGCTGCATTTCTATTAGCTCTATTCTGTTTTGTTCCGGATCCGAGAGAAAAATGTTAAAGAGACACTAATTTGAATTCTCCCTCCGCTGCGTATCTCGGATAGGTTGTCTGACCTTACAGCTTAAAATCAACTGAAGATTAATCAGTTTTAGTGTGATAAACCCCATAAGCCTGCTCCTTATCCCGTTAAATGAACTGTCGTTTAAAAATGATATTTGTGTTAAATTATTGTCGTCCTGTGGTAACGTCAATTGGCAGACATACAGCAACCATCCTTCACTTTATTGGCCTGTCTCAGCTGAAAATTTTGCTTCGATTATTCAGAGAGAACTTTTTTAGAACTTCTCAGTGGAATTGATTGCGGAATTACTgatagaatttccgaggaaacacatctaaaaaataaatccggggaagttttcggaagaattcacgCTTGAACTTTTGAAGCAAATTTTAGCGGAATTCATTGACAGATTCTCAGGAAAACTTCAATGGAATATCCACAGATTGAAAGTGAATAacctttcgaaggaatttctggaggaatacatTGAGGACTTTCAAAAGGAACTctaggaggatcttccggaagaaatccaaaaggaatatatggagaaactcttaaatgaacttccggagtaatcccttgatgaacttccggaggaattccttgaggaaattccggaggagttcttgaaggaacatccggaggaattcctggaggtacttccggaggaacttccagagaaattcttttaggaacttccggaggaaatccttggataacttccggaggaattcttggaggaactttctgtgACTTTTTTGGAAGGATTTCCGTGAGAATTCtgagaggaactttcggaggaattcgaggaggaacttccggaggaattccttgagtaacttccagaggaattactgaagtaacttccggaggaattcctggaggaacttccggaggaatttctggaagaacttccggaggaattcctggaagaacttccggagaaattcctggaggaacttccgtaggaatttcgggaggaacttccgcaggaattccgggaggaacttccgtaggaattccggaaggaacttccgtaggaattccgggagaaacttccgtaggaattccgggaggaacttccggttgaattccgggtggtacttccggagcaattcttggaggaatatccggtggAGTTCCGGAGAAGAACGCCGGAGGAGTTCCGgcaagaacttccggaaaaattccgggaggaacatctggaggaatttccagaggaatcccgGGAAGAACTTCCGCTGAAATTCTGGgaagaatttccgcaggaattccgggaggaacttctggaacaaTTCCGgcaagaacttccggaaaaaaatccgtcaagaacttccggaaaagtTTCGAGAGgagaaacttgcggaggaattgctggaggaggttccggaggaatttctggtggaactttttgagaaattactggaggaaattGCTGAGGAACCCTTAGAGGAACatcctgaggaattccgggaggaacttcttgaggaattcccggaggaacttcctgaggaactcaaggaggaacttcggaattcctggagaaacttcatgaagaattcatggaggaacacTTCGTTACcgtccggaggaacttcaggaggaattccgggaggaactttgaAATACCGGAAGAAACCTCTGGACAAACTCgtaagggaacttccggaggatttcctggaggaattttcagagtaaCACTGGGAGGAATTGCGGGAAGAACTCCGGGAGGATCATCCggtggaattccgggaggaacttccggaggaattccgggacaAACTTCacgaggaattctgggaggaacttccagaagatttCGGGAGGATCTACTCGAGGAAATCGTGAAGgaaaaattccgggaggaacctccgcaggaattccaggatgaacttccggttgaattcGGGTGGAATTTCCAGAgcgattcttggaggaacttccggtggaattccgggaagaacttcctgaggactatggctaagaacttccggaaaaattccgagaggaacttctggaggaatttccagaggaatcccgggaggaacttcccgaggaattccgggaaaaacttttggagaaattctgggAGGATCTTGAATTTAgaactttggaggaattccgggaggagcttcccgaggaattcgtgaaggaacttccggagaaattccgggaggaacttcagcaggaattcctggaggtacttccggttgaattcgggaggagcttccgcagcaattcttggaggaacttccgggaagaaattcctgaagaattctggCAAGGATTCTGgcaagaatttctggagtaattccgagaggaattacggaaagaacttttggaggaattctgggaggaccTTGAATTTATAACTTTGGAGAAATTTCGTGAGGTACTACtcgaggaatttcgggaggaacttcccgaggaattcgtggaggaacttccggagaaattctgggaggaacttcagcaggaattccaggaggaacttccggttgaatCCGGGTAGAGCTTCCGCAGCAATTCTTGGAGTAACTTCTGGGTAGAACTTCCTGAATTTCTGGCAAGAATTTctggacttctggaggaattccagaaggaacttccagaggaattccgggtaAAGTCGGGTGGAGTCCCAAAAGGTGAAAGCAaacctggatgaacttccggaggaattccgggaggaacttgaACTTGGAACAATCCAATTctattttccggaggaacttccggagttttGGTTGTACAAACTGTTCGTCAGGCGGTTGTACAAACTGAATTGGTCGCACATCTGAATCAGAAATGCCAACAACCCACCAACTACATGCTGGGATCCGCTGGTTGATCTTAAAAAGCTTTATCGCACAACGATTCTGTCGGTCATGAAATAATCGATCCCAATCCATCGTGCGAACGCACATATTAAAGCTCCGAGGTATCCAATATCATTGTATCCGTAACGCGTTGGGCTGTTAGAACTCAACTCATGTATGTAACGAATTTGGAGGTAATTGCGGAAGTACTTTCTTCGGGCAGCCCTTACTTTTCACCGTTtaatgtggaaaaacgatccataaataacatctgaatgttccataaaacgctaccataaatccataaaatagttcgagagattccataaagaatatttttatgatccataaaactttgaaaaatgatccataaaaactacatattgatccataaaatttcaaatttgcgcaatttatatcctgatgatgatccataatttcagccatatgatccataattttggtgatatgatccataattttgaaaatgtgatccataatgcttggaaagaaggccaatgaaactatattaattgatccacacattttataaaatctatggatcatttatcaaaatttatggatcatatcaccaaaactattacttgaacaaagttatggatcaaatggccagagttatggatcatataacTGAAATAATGGATAATATTGCTGAAATTAtagatcatcatcacgataaaaaatgcgcaaatttgaagttttatggatcaaaatatggatcattttcctaaggtttatggatcatttgtcataaaaataacaagaattgtattgtttttcttaacCATGTTAATAGAACATATTTTCCTATTAATTGccaaattttagcttagttatggattgaaaaattattctttatggaatctaattaactattttattgatttatggtagcattcaaggaacattcagatgttatttatgggtcgtttttcagttttttatggatccgtcttcatagtttatatgcaaaagtatgttagGTTCAGTTTGAGGTTTTAAATCCATTAGCTATAAAGCTAATCAAATGAAGCTTACAATCAATGCATATGACAGTGTCATAAATGACAACATTCAATTCACCCTTGAATTTACTTTACTTGGTTATCAAAATCACATTCAATCTCATACCAAGAATAATGTTCAATGAGGCCATTACTCAATAGGTGAAACAACTTTTATCTTCCAGCAAACAATTTTAGATTATTAGCTAAACTGCATGGTTTCATAAAGGGAACTTGTACGAATGGCTCGGCAAAAAGTATTCCTCAAAGTACCAACCAGCTGGAATCCGTTTAGGCTAGAAAATTCCTCTTATCTACTCGGAGTACCACTTACACACACTCGACCCCGAATCAACGAGCCAACATCCCAGCCAGTAGTGGCAGTCAGTTCAGTGGAAAAGGCAAAGTTGTCAGGAAAGAATTTCCACTCTGCCACATGATGAAATTTTTCACAGGGAGGCCGTTTCCCATATGGCCATCACCCCATTGCCTGGCAGCTGTTTGTATCCGAAATTCGTAACGTAATTGGATTTTCGTCTTTTGGAAGAAAACTTGGATTTCGCCATCCGCTGGCTGGTCGACGATGGTAGGCGGCAGACGGAGAAGGCTGCTTTCCCAGTAGTGACTGGTCGGAAACGGAACTATGAAAGGTCCCGAGGGAGGGCACTCGGGTGGCAGCGCGGGGGTCAAATGTCGAATGAACTTCCTCCTGAGCCTCCACAGGGGGTTTACCGACGACGACGTTCCCTCTCTGTTTGCTGTATCATATTTATGTACGCTCTGGCGAGAGACAAAAAAGGCTGAACTTTGATCCTTAATTTAATCGTTACAACATTCTATGATTAAAGCATTCTTCGCCGAATGGCAGACAATAGGCTGTTCTCCTCAGGCCAGGCAAATATAGAAAATCGCAAACGATTTGTTACATGGCATGGGCAAGATGAAAAGGCTGATTCAGTCGTCGGCATGTTCCGGTGAATTAGGTTAAGCAAATTGCCATGCGGTCCAAATGAGGGATGCAggagaataaaataaaaagcgCAGCGGAGACCAAGGATCCAAACCGAAGCACATTATTCATAAGAATAAAAGAGACAATTCCTACCCCCAGACGAACGAATGTCCCGCCCGGTGCTTTACATCGTTGATGGTGGCAATAAGGACATAAATGTAATTGCCTTTAGTTCGCTTTCACGATTCAATTAGCCGGTCGCTTCGTTGCTGGCATTAGTTGCCACTGCCGCCGTTGTTGGCTGGAAACAAGTAGCAAGCCAAATAGccttaattaaaattgaattagcAACTTTGTTACTAACAGCG comes from Armigeres subalbatus isolate Guangzhou_Male chromosome 2, GZ_Asu_2, whole genome shotgun sequence and encodes:
- the LOC134216887 gene encoding ubiquitin-like modifier-activating enzyme 1 — protein: MDLIKKSNLNRQFLFRPHDVQQPKSSVAAKAVKRMNGDIKVVSHENRVCPETEKIYDDKFFERLDGVANTLDNIDARNYMDRHCVYYRKPFLESGTLSTMGNIQVVVPFLTESYSSSQDPPEKSIPICTLKNFPNAIEHTLYALRVLHVQG